The following coding sequences are from one Enterococcus sp. 4G2_DIV0659 window:
- a CDS encoding Veg family protein, protein MPTTLASIKKDLECRIGSKITLVAQTGRKRQTERKGILTETYPSVFVVDLDPDENSFERVSYSYSDVLTRTVEIEFVSEAV, encoded by the coding sequence ATGCCAACAACTTTAGCTTCCATTAAAAAAGATTTAGAATGTCGTATCGGCAGCAAAATCACATTAGTTGCTCAGACCGGCAGAAAGCGTCAAACTGAACGTAAAGGTATTTTGACAGAAACATATCCATCTGTCTTTGTTGTAGATTTAGATCCAGACGAAAACTCATTTGAACGAGTTTCTTATAGTTATTCTGATGTGCTGACACGCACAGTTGAGATTGAATTTGTCAGTGAAGCAGTCTAA
- the rlmB gene encoding 23S rRNA (guanosine(2251)-2'-O)-methyltransferase RlmB — MRNDKKRPFKGNKQKKTPPFKKEPIRKEREVSQEAIEDNFVFGNHATVEAIQQGRGNKLFLQEDSKGEKVEHLKQLAKENAVPVKWVPKQKLDTMTDHGVHQGIVLAITAYEYLTLDELLDQTKEKTETPFFLILDSLEDPHNFGSILRTADATGVDGIIIPKHRAVGITPVVTKASTGAVEYVPVARVTNLAQSIATLKENNFWIFGTDMNGTDYRKWNTQGAIALIIGNEGRGMSQGLHKEVDEMLTIPMNGHVQSLNAGVAAGLLMYEAYRGRNPL, encoded by the coding sequence ATGAGAAATGACAAAAAGCGTCCATTTAAAGGCAATAAACAAAAAAAGACTCCTCCTTTTAAAAAAGAGCCAATTAGAAAAGAACGAGAAGTCTCACAAGAAGCCATCGAAGATAATTTTGTTTTCGGCAATCATGCGACAGTCGAAGCGATTCAACAAGGTCGCGGCAATAAGCTATTTCTTCAAGAAGATAGCAAAGGCGAAAAAGTTGAGCACCTTAAACAATTAGCCAAAGAAAATGCAGTGCCAGTAAAATGGGTACCAAAACAGAAACTAGACACAATGACCGATCATGGTGTGCATCAGGGGATTGTATTGGCGATTACGGCTTACGAATATCTAACGTTAGATGAATTACTCGATCAGACGAAAGAAAAGACAGAGACGCCATTTTTCTTGATTTTGGATAGCTTGGAAGATCCTCATAATTTTGGTTCGATATTAAGAACAGCAGATGCGACTGGTGTCGATGGAATCATCATTCCAAAACATCGTGCGGTAGGAATTACACCCGTTGTCACAAAAGCGTCAACTGGCGCAGTTGAATATGTTCCAGTAGCTCGTGTCACGAATTTAGCGCAAAGTATTGCTACACTAAAAGAAAATAATTTTTGGATTTTTGGAACAGACATGAATGGTACAGATTACCGTAAATGGAATACACAAGGCGCTATTGCTTTGATTATCGGGAATGAAGGTCGTGGGATGAGTCAGGGGCTTCATAAAGAAGTAGATGAAATGTTGACGATTCCGATGAACGGACATGTGCAAAGTTTGAATGCAGGTGTTGCAGCAGGTTTATTGATGTATGAAGCCTACCGTGGACGAAATCCCTTGTAA
- a CDS encoding Mini-ribonuclease 3, translating into MRDYTQLNGLALAYVGDAIYEIYIRDYLVEQGQTKPNTLHRMATHYVSAKAQAFLIQGMLDEDMLTENEELMYKRGRNAKSHTSAKNADITTYRIATGFESLMGYLHLTKQTERLEELITWCIKKVGEKNEK; encoded by the coding sequence ATGAGAGATTATACCCAATTGAATGGTTTGGCATTGGCTTATGTAGGAGATGCGATTTATGAAATCTATATCCGTGACTATTTGGTAGAACAAGGACAAACCAAACCTAACACCCTGCATCGGATGGCTACGCATTACGTTTCAGCGAAAGCACAAGCCTTTTTAATCCAAGGCATGCTGGACGAAGATATGCTGACTGAAAATGAAGAATTAATGTATAAACGCGGTCGTAATGCCAAAAGCCACACATCAGCCAAAAACGCAGATATCACAACCTATCGAATCGCCACTGGTTTTGAATCATTGATGGGGTATCTGCATTTAACAAAACAAACAGAACGTTTGGAAGAATTAATTACATGGTGTATAAAAAAAGTAGGTGAAAAAAATGAGAAATGA
- a CDS encoding metal ABC transporter substrate-binding protein, which yields MRKNNWKYSVGLFLAAMIFILGACSQTKEQEKSGKSDTINVVTTFYPMYDFAKNVVGDAGDVQLLIPAGTEPHDYEPSAKDIAKITDADVFVYNSHELETWVQDVLENVDKKNVAVIEAAGSIDLMEGAAHEHDHEEEADHDEHDHDHELDPHVWLDPVLAQKEVEAIRDALVKKYPEKKETFTKNAAAYLEKLNELDAQYKEAFTNAKNKTFVTQHAAFGYLAKQYGLTQESIAGISPDQEPSPSRLAELKKYIKEHNVSVIYFETSASSKVAETLARETGVELAVLNPLESITKQEQEKGEDYISVMKANLDALKKSIK from the coding sequence ATGAGAAAAAATAACTGGAAGTATAGTGTAGGACTATTTTTGGCAGCCATGATTTTTATATTAGGCGCTTGTAGTCAAACAAAAGAACAAGAAAAATCTGGAAAAAGTGATACAATAAACGTTGTAACTACTTTTTATCCAATGTATGATTTTGCCAAAAATGTTGTAGGTGATGCAGGTGATGTTCAATTATTGATTCCTGCTGGCACAGAACCACATGATTATGAGCCAAGTGCTAAAGACATTGCGAAGATAACAGATGCTGATGTGTTTGTTTATAATAGCCATGAATTAGAAACATGGGTTCAAGATGTTCTGGAAAATGTTGATAAGAAAAATGTTGCTGTTATAGAAGCAGCTGGCTCAATCGATTTAATGGAAGGTGCTGCACATGAGCATGACCATGAAGAAGAAGCTGACCACGACGAGCACGATCATGATCATGAGTTAGATCCTCATGTTTGGTTAGACCCAGTTTTAGCGCAAAAAGAAGTTGAAGCGATACGCGATGCATTGGTGAAGAAATATCCTGAGAAAAAAGAAACCTTTACAAAAAATGCAGCAGCGTATTTAGAAAAATTGAATGAGCTAGATGCACAATACAAAGAAGCCTTCACTAATGCTAAAAATAAAACATTTGTCACTCAACACGCAGCATTTGGTTACTTAGCAAAACAATACGGACTGACTCAAGAATCAATCGCGGGAATTTCACCAGACCAAGAACCATCACCCAGTCGCTTAGCGGAGCTGAAAAAATATATTAAAGAACACAATGTATCAGTGATTTATTTTGAAACTTCTGCTTCATCAAAAGTAGCTGAAACATTAGCACGTGAAACAGGCGTGGAATTAGCGGTACTTAATCCGTTAGAAAGCATCACGAAGCAAGAACAAGAGAAAGGCGAAGATTATATTTCAGTAATGAAAGCAAATCTTGACGCATTGAAAAAAAGTATTAAGTAA
- the cysS gene encoding cysteine--tRNA ligase, translating to MIQIYNTLTREKEEFKPIEAGKVRMYVCGPTVYNYIHIGNARSSIAFDTIRRYFEYRGYEVNYVSNFTDVDDKIIRAAKELGITAPEVADRFIKAFEEDTTVLNVKKASLNPRVMDHMSDILTFIQALIDKGYAYESQGDVYYRTRKFEGYGKLSHQSIDELEVGASQRTGVEQDLKEDPLDFALWKSAKEGEISWDSPWGSGRPGWHIECSVMATKHLGDTIDIHGGGQDLEFPHHENEIAQSEAKTGQTFANYWMHNGYVTIGEEDEKMSKSLGNFVTVHELAKQIDPQILRFFMATTQYRRPIRYSETTMKEAGVNLQKLKNAFENLSFRKSDASSELEEDSNKLKELVDLETRFINEMDDDFNAANGITVVYELAKWLNQYSEQQNVSVTVTEKALEQFTQWLSIFGIVFAAEELVDEDIDQLIEERNQARKNRDFARSDEIRDLLKDKGITLEDTAQGTRWRRSE from the coding sequence ATGATTCAAATTTATAATACATTAACTAGAGAAAAAGAAGAATTTAAACCAATAGAAGCAGGAAAAGTTAGGATGTATGTTTGCGGGCCGACTGTTTATAACTACATTCATATCGGTAATGCTCGTAGTTCTATCGCTTTTGATACGATCAGACGTTATTTTGAGTATCGTGGGTATGAAGTAAACTATGTATCAAATTTTACAGATGTGGACGATAAAATTATACGAGCAGCTAAAGAGTTAGGTATCACAGCCCCTGAAGTTGCTGATCGATTTATCAAAGCATTTGAAGAAGATACTACGGTATTAAACGTAAAAAAAGCGTCACTAAATCCGCGTGTAATGGATCATATGTCGGATATTTTAACATTTATTCAAGCGCTGATTGATAAAGGCTATGCGTATGAATCGCAGGGAGATGTTTATTATCGCACACGTAAATTTGAAGGATATGGCAAACTCAGTCATCAATCTATCGATGAGCTAGAAGTCGGTGCTAGCCAGCGAACAGGTGTAGAACAAGATCTCAAAGAAGACCCATTAGATTTTGCCTTATGGAAGAGTGCCAAAGAAGGGGAAATTTCTTGGGATTCACCGTGGGGATCAGGTCGTCCTGGCTGGCATATTGAGTGCTCTGTCATGGCAACAAAACATTTAGGTGATACAATTGATATTCATGGCGGAGGACAAGATTTAGAGTTTCCTCACCACGAGAATGAAATTGCGCAAAGCGAAGCGAAAACAGGACAAACCTTCGCAAATTACTGGATGCATAACGGGTATGTAACGATTGGCGAAGAGGATGAAAAAATGAGTAAATCTTTGGGAAACTTTGTAACTGTTCATGAATTGGCGAAGCAAATCGATCCTCAAATTTTGCGCTTTTTCATGGCAACTACACAATACCGTCGTCCCATCCGTTATAGTGAAACCACAATGAAAGAAGCTGGCGTAAATTTACAAAAGCTAAAAAATGCGTTTGAGAACCTATCTTTTAGAAAGTCAGATGCATCGTCAGAACTTGAAGAAGACAGCAATAAATTAAAAGAACTGGTGGATTTAGAAACACGTTTCATTAATGAGATGGATGATGATTTCAATGCAGCTAATGGAATTACGGTAGTCTATGAATTGGCTAAATGGCTAAATCAATACAGCGAGCAACAAAATGTTTCAGTGACAGTCACTGAAAAAGCGCTCGAACAATTTACACAATGGTTGAGTATTTTCGGTATTGTTTTTGCAGCCGAAGAATTAGTAGATGAAGACATCGACCAATTAATTGAAGAACGCAATCAAGCACGTAAGAATCGTGATTTTGCTCGTAGCGATGAAATCCGTGATTTATTAAAAGACAAAGGAATAACCTTGGAAGACACAGCGCAAGGAACTAGATGGAGAAGAAGTGAATGA
- a CDS encoding sigma-70 family RNA polymerase sigma factor, with protein MNKYEDILTGGTLVFDRMYRKYHPVVYNFRKKYYLKDFDQEDWLQEGRIIFHRSLEKYEDTHHVSIGKFFKMNFENHIRSLVRKQCALKRTIDTQSVSLEQKMESQGELFFDYIGTEDADVLEQMIIREKLEQLPTVLSPFERVTFQEYINGKEIEEIAEEIASREVTVRSAYDRAKKKIKAIIYD; from the coding sequence ATGAATAAGTATGAGGACATATTGACAGGAGGTACATTGGTATTCGATCGAATGTATAGGAAGTATCACCCAGTCGTTTACAACTTTCGAAAGAAGTACTATCTAAAAGATTTCGATCAAGAAGATTGGTTACAAGAAGGCCGGATAATTTTTCATCGTTCATTAGAAAAATACGAGGATACACATCATGTTTCAATTGGGAAGTTTTTCAAGATGAACTTTGAAAACCATATCCGCAGTTTAGTGAGAAAGCAATGTGCACTTAAACGAACAATTGACACACAATCAGTATCATTAGAGCAGAAGATGGAGAGTCAAGGAGAATTATTTTTTGATTATATTGGGACAGAAGATGCAGATGTACTTGAGCAGATGATCATTCGAGAAAAACTGGAGCAGTTGCCTACAGTACTATCACCGTTTGAACGAGTAACATTTCAAGAATACATCAATGGTAAAGAGATAGAAGAAATTGCTGAAGAGATAGCAAGTCGTGAAGTAACCGTTAGAAGCGCTTATGATCGTGCAAAAAAAAAGATCAAAGCAATCATTTATGATTAA
- a CDS encoding metal ABC transporter permease — protein sequence MEMLSYEFMRKAFLAATFISVIAPMLGVFLVIRRQSLMADTLSHVSLAGVALGFFLNWNPDIMTLVVVIIAAVILEYLRMIYSTYSEISIAILMSGGLALALVLMNLSGGNSAASIQSYLFGSIVTITWQQVVILAVLFVVLVILFALFKRPMYVLTFDEDTAHVDGLPIHWMSMLFNVITGVAIAVMIPIAGALLISAIMVLPAAIGMRIGKGFNTVIIISVIMGLIGMLTGLTGSYYLETPPSASITLIFIGLFILVSILRKLIVTMQRNRKISQR from the coding sequence ATGGAGATGCTTTCATATGAGTTCATGAGAAAAGCTTTTTTAGCCGCAACGTTTATTTCAGTGATTGCCCCAATGTTAGGTGTGTTTCTTGTAATTAGAAGACAATCTTTGATGGCGGATACTCTTTCTCATGTATCGCTTGCGGGAGTCGCCTTAGGGTTTTTCTTAAATTGGAATCCAGATATCATGACATTGGTTGTTGTGATTATTGCGGCCGTGATTTTAGAATATTTACGCATGATTTACAGTACATATTCTGAGATTTCGATTGCTATTTTGATGTCAGGAGGCTTAGCCTTGGCGCTAGTCTTGATGAATTTAAGCGGCGGTAATTCTGCTGCAAGTATTCAGTCGTATTTATTTGGCTCAATCGTGACGATTACTTGGCAGCAAGTGGTGATTTTAGCGGTTCTTTTCGTTGTATTGGTGATTTTGTTTGCTTTATTCAAACGTCCGATGTATGTGTTGACTTTTGATGAAGATACAGCGCATGTGGATGGGTTGCCGATTCATTGGATGTCAATGTTGTTCAATGTGATTACAGGTGTGGCGATAGCGGTAATGATCCCGATTGCTGGGGCATTGTTGATTTCAGCGATCATGGTGTTGCCTGCGGCTATCGGTATGCGGATTGGCAAGGGATTTAATACGGTCATTATTATTAGTGTGATTATGGGATTGATTGGCATGCTAACAGGATTGACGGGGTCTTACTATTTAGAAACACCGCCAAGTGCCAGCATTACCTTGATTTTTATCGGTTTATTTATTCTTGTGAGTATCCTTCGTAAACTGATAGTGACCATGCAGCGAAATAGAAAAATTAGCCAAAGATAG
- a CDS encoding metal ABC transporter ATP-binding protein, translating to MHYLEVKNLTFYYDDEPVLEEVSYYVDPGEFVILTGENGAAKSTLIKSTLGLLKPTKGEITIAKENTAGEKLSIGYIPQQVASFNAGFPSTVIELVRSGRFPRNRWFKPLTKRDHQHVEKALKAVGMWDMRHKRIGELSGGQKQRISLARIFATDPDLFILDEPTTGMDETSRNEFYRLLRHNAHDHGKAILMITHDHEDIKSYADRQIRLVRKEDSQWRCFHMSS from the coding sequence ATGCATTATTTAGAAGTTAAAAATCTCACATTTTATTATGATGATGAACCTGTTCTAGAAGAGGTTTCCTATTACGTTGATCCAGGTGAATTTGTCATTTTAACAGGGGAAAATGGTGCGGCGAAGTCTACGTTGATTAAAAGCACTCTAGGGTTGTTAAAACCCACAAAAGGTGAAATCACGATCGCTAAAGAAAATACCGCTGGAGAAAAACTTAGTATTGGGTATATTCCTCAACAAGTTGCTTCTTTTAATGCAGGTTTTCCAAGCACGGTAATCGAACTAGTTCGTTCAGGACGTTTTCCACGTAATCGCTGGTTCAAGCCACTAACCAAACGAGACCATCAGCATGTTGAAAAAGCATTAAAAGCAGTAGGAATGTGGGACATGCGCCATAAACGGATCGGAGAACTTTCTGGTGGACAGAAACAGCGTATCAGTTTAGCTCGTATTTTTGCGACAGACCCTGATTTATTTATTTTAGATGAACCAACAACCGGGATGGATGAAACGTCTAGAAATGAGTTTTATCGCTTGTTAAGGCATAATGCTCATGACCATGGCAAAGCGATTTTGATGATCACGCATGACCATGAAGATATTAAATCTTATGCAGATAGACAAATTCGTTTGGTTCGGAAGGAGGATTCACAATGGAGATGCTTTCATATGAGTTCATGA
- a CDS encoding NYN domain-containing protein — MKKQLLIVDGYNMIGSWPELVQLKNQNKLEDAREVLLQRLSNYAKYEDLEVIVVFDAQLVPGIQQTYKKYLLTVIFTKEEETADSYIERIAGEKNDRLTQVTVATSDLAEQWLIFSKGALRTSANELYKSVQKSERTIAIHATDIHFQDFRRNSPWNSTQLSKLSEKLEELSKKKD; from the coding sequence ATGAAAAAACAGTTGCTGATCGTTGATGGATATAACATGATTGGTTCTTGGCCTGAATTAGTTCAATTAAAGAATCAAAATAAACTCGAAGACGCTAGAGAAGTTTTGCTGCAACGTTTATCTAATTATGCAAAATACGAAGATTTAGAAGTAATTGTTGTTTTTGATGCGCAGCTAGTTCCAGGAATTCAGCAAACGTACAAAAAATATCTTTTAACCGTTATCTTTACAAAAGAAGAGGAGACAGCTGATAGTTACATAGAACGCATTGCAGGAGAAAAAAATGATCGTTTGACTCAAGTTACTGTAGCAACAAGTGATTTAGCAGAACAATGGTTGATTTTTTCAAAAGGTGCTTTACGTACATCTGCTAATGAACTGTATAAAAGTGTTCAAAAGTCAGAACGAACAATTGCCATTCATGCAACAGATATCCATTTTCAAGATTTTCGGCGAAATTCTCCTTGGAATTCAACCCAATTGTCAAAATTGTCCGAAAAGTTGGAAGAATTATCCAAAAAGAAAGATTAA
- a CDS encoding ArgE/DapE family deacylase: MENQEKVQILKDIVAIKSVNGNEKEVAEYLSQLFKKHGIDSSFLEYDTDRDNLIVEIGNKNSEKVLAFSGHMDVVSAGNEADWTSDPFKPEIRDGKMYGRGTCDMKSGLAAMAIAMIELKEENAAFNGRLRLLATVGEEVGELGAEQLTKEGYVDDVTSMVIGEPSGYAGIVYAHKGSINFKVKSQGKNAHSSMPKLGVNAIDHLNDFYTRANDMFRSEIHTDEVLGEFIYNVTMISGGEQINSIPSEASLQGNIRTIPGYDNDLVIQKMNELIDELNQKDTYHLTLSIEANKISVKSEKDSDIAKIAQQVAKKHVNVDIPMVGVSGTTDAAEFTKGKQAFPVIIFGPGNETPHQVDEYVDVDNYLEMVDIYKEMATTYLA; encoded by the coding sequence ATGGAAAATCAAGAAAAAGTACAAATTTTAAAAGACATCGTTGCAATTAAATCAGTGAATGGTAACGAAAAAGAAGTCGCAGAGTATTTAAGCCAACTATTTAAAAAACATGGCATTGACTCAAGTTTTTTAGAGTATGACACAGATCGTGACAACTTGATTGTAGAAATCGGCAATAAAAATAGTGAAAAAGTTTTAGCTTTTTCAGGTCATATGGATGTTGTCTCAGCGGGGAATGAAGCGGATTGGACATCAGATCCATTTAAACCTGAAATTCGTGATGGAAAAATGTATGGTCGTGGTACGTGTGATATGAAGAGTGGGTTAGCAGCAATGGCTATTGCGATGATCGAGCTAAAAGAAGAAAATGCAGCGTTTAATGGCCGTTTGCGTTTACTAGCCACAGTGGGTGAAGAAGTAGGTGAGCTTGGCGCAGAGCAATTAACCAAAGAAGGCTATGTGGATGATGTGACCTCAATGGTGATTGGTGAACCTTCTGGCTATGCGGGAATCGTTTATGCCCATAAAGGGTCTATTAACTTTAAAGTAAAATCTCAAGGGAAAAATGCTCACAGCTCTATGCCTAAATTAGGTGTAAATGCGATTGATCATTTAAATGATTTTTACACAAGAGCCAACGACATGTTCCGTAGTGAAATCCATACAGACGAAGTTTTAGGTGAGTTTATTTATAACGTAACGATGATTTCTGGCGGCGAACAAATCAACAGTATTCCTAGTGAAGCCAGCCTTCAAGGAAACATTAGAACAATTCCTGGGTATGACAATGATTTAGTTATTCAAAAAATGAACGAACTTATCGATGAGTTGAACCAAAAAGATACCTATCATTTAACTTTAAGTATTGAAGCGAATAAAATTTCTGTGAAAAGTGAAAAAGATTCTGATATCGCTAAAATTGCGCAACAAGTAGCGAAAAAACATGTAAATGTGGATATTCCAATGGTTGGTGTCTCTGGTACGACAGATGCAGCGGAATTTACAAAAGGGAAACAAGCCTTTCCAGTGATTATTTTTGGTCCAGGTAATGAAACACCCCATCAAGTTGATGAATATGTGGATGTGGATAATTATTTGGAAATGGTAGATATTTATAAGGAAATGGCGACGACCTATTTAGCATAA
- the epsC gene encoding serine O-acetyltransferase EpsC → MAWLKKAVNAVKKNDPAARSTAEALLTYPGLHALFWHRFSHFLYRHRLFLLAKIHAQFWRFLTGIEIHPGAKIAAGVFIDHGMGVVIGQTAEIEEDVVLFHGVTLGGTGKDVGKRHPTVKKGAMIHAHAQILGPVTIGERAKIGASAVVLTDIPDEATAVGIPAKVVRIKGEKMEVTHDSNL, encoded by the coding sequence ATGGCTTGGTTAAAAAAAGCAGTGAATGCAGTGAAAAAGAATGATCCAGCAGCCCGTTCAACAGCAGAAGCTTTGTTAACATATCCTGGGCTACATGCATTATTTTGGCATCGCTTTTCTCATTTTTTATATCGCCATCGCTTATTTTTGCTTGCAAAAATTCACGCTCAATTTTGGCGGTTTCTGACAGGAATAGAAATCCATCCAGGCGCTAAAATTGCAGCCGGTGTTTTTATTGATCATGGAATGGGTGTTGTCATTGGTCAAACGGCCGAAATTGAAGAAGATGTTGTGTTGTTTCACGGAGTAACATTAGGTGGAACAGGGAAAGATGTTGGCAAGCGTCATCCCACAGTAAAAAAAGGGGCAATGATTCATGCGCATGCACAAATTCTTGGACCTGTTACCATTGGTGAGCGGGCAAAAATCGGCGCATCGGCAGTCGTTTTAACAGATATTCCAGATGAAGCAACGGCTGTGGGAATCCCAGCGAAAGTTGTGCGAATTAAGGGAGAAAAAATGGAGGTAACACATGATTCAAATTTATAA
- the ispE gene encoding 4-(cytidine 5'-diphospho)-2-C-methyl-D-erythritol kinase codes for MEIIEKAPAKINLGLDALYKRKDGYHELEMIMASVDLADRLTFEPLLKNEIILETDSSYLPVDRRNHVYQAAELLKNTYNLTQGVKINIEKRIPVAAGLAGGSSDCAATLRGLNRLWHLGLSSEELADLGSQIGSDVPYCIHGGTAFVTGRGEKIDFLPPMPQCWVVLVKPKMSVSTSSIFGSLSFNSIQHPDIPGLKQAVEASDFYLMTEKIGNALESVTIKRHPVIQQIKDRMLQYGADAALMSGSGPTVFALCEKKTRAQRVYNGLKGFCDEVYMVRTLK; via the coding sequence ATGGAAATCATAGAAAAAGCACCCGCAAAAATCAATTTGGGGTTGGATGCTCTCTATAAACGTAAAGACGGTTATCACGAATTAGAAATGATTATGGCTAGTGTAGATTTAGCAGATCGGCTGACTTTTGAGCCTTTGCTGAAAAATGAAATAATACTCGAGACAGATAGCTCTTATTTACCAGTAGATAGAAGAAACCATGTATATCAAGCAGCAGAATTGCTTAAAAATACATATAATTTGACTCAAGGAGTTAAAATTAACATAGAAAAAAGAATTCCTGTAGCTGCAGGCTTAGCTGGTGGAAGTAGCGATTGTGCAGCAACTTTGCGCGGATTGAATCGTCTTTGGCATTTAGGCTTATCCTCAGAAGAACTGGCAGATTTAGGTAGCCAGATTGGCTCAGATGTTCCTTATTGTATTCATGGAGGAACTGCGTTTGTTACTGGTAGAGGAGAAAAGATTGATTTCTTGCCGCCGATGCCGCAATGCTGGGTAGTTTTGGTTAAACCTAAGATGAGTGTTTCTACTAGTTCTATTTTTGGCAGTTTGTCGTTTAATAGCATCCAACACCCAGACATTCCAGGTTTAAAGCAAGCTGTTGAAGCAAGTGACTTTTATTTGATGACTGAAAAAATCGGGAACGCGTTAGAAAGTGTAACGATTAAGCGTCATCCAGTGATCCAGCAAATCAAAGACCGTATGTTGCAATACGGGGCAGATGCTGCATTGATGAGCGGCAGCGGCCCAACGGTATTTGCTTTATGTGAGAAAAAAACTCGAGCACAGCGAGTTTATAATGGTTTAAAAGGTTTTTGCGATGAAGTTTACATGGTGCGAACACTAAAATAA
- the purR gene encoding pur operon repressor — MTESKIRRSERLIDMTQYLLEHPHTLVSLTHFAQRYKSAKSSISEDLAIIKKTFKQRGTGILETIPGAAGGVRFIPEIPYEESKELVLALCERLSEQDRLLPGGYVYLSDLLGQPELLRQVGRIIASKYLGEQIDAVMTVATKGVPIAQAVSYYLNVPFVIVRRDSKITEGSTVSVNYVSGSSERIEKMELSKRSLKRGSRVLVVDDFMKGGGTVNGMKSLIEEFEAELVGITVFAESKFKGERAIEDYTSLLYVEDVDTRTKTIKVVPGNYFDE, encoded by the coding sequence GTGACAGAGTCGAAAATTCGGAGAAGTGAACGTTTGATTGATATGACCCAGTATTTGTTAGAGCACCCACATACATTGGTTTCTTTGACCCATTTTGCACAGCGTTACAAATCAGCTAAATCATCGATAAGTGAGGATTTAGCAATCATCAAGAAAACATTTAAACAAAGAGGAACAGGTATCCTTGAAACGATTCCAGGAGCGGCAGGCGGTGTGAGATTTATTCCTGAAATTCCATATGAGGAGTCAAAAGAATTAGTATTAGCGTTGTGTGAACGCTTATCAGAGCAAGATCGTTTGCTTCCAGGAGGCTATGTGTATCTTTCAGATTTACTAGGTCAACCGGAGTTATTACGTCAAGTAGGGCGTATTATTGCCTCTAAATATTTAGGCGAGCAAATCGACGCTGTTATGACGGTAGCGACAAAAGGTGTGCCGATTGCTCAAGCTGTTTCGTATTATTTGAATGTTCCGTTTGTGATCGTTCGTCGTGATTCTAAAATCACTGAAGGATCAACCGTAAGTGTGAATTATGTTTCTGGTTCATCTGAACGAATCGAAAAAATGGAATTGTCAAAACGTAGTTTAAAACGAGGTTCAAGAGTGTTAGTCGTGGATGATTTCATGAAAGGCGGCGGCACAGTCAATGGGATGAAGAGTCTGATTGAAGAATTTGAGGCTGAACTTGTTGGGATTACGGTTTTTGCAGAGTCTAAATTTAAAGGTGAGCGCGCAATTGAAGATTATACCTCACTGCTTTATGTGGAAGATGTAGATACACGGACGAAAACAATCAAGGTGGTTCCTGGGAATTATTTTGACGAATAA